In Acidimicrobiia bacterium, one genomic interval encodes:
- a CDS encoding DUF1015 domain-containing protein encodes MTTFSPFAGLRYNPAKVSLADVTAPPYDVINDKARQALVDRHPNNIVKIDLPMEENGKGRYEVAAGLLEQWQTDGILLTDEKPVFYGYRMTFTDSMGRSLHTTGVIGALTLSEPGEGNILPHEHTTPKAKSDRLEMLRSCRANLSCIWGLTPADGLTALIGEPHSDDPVWVDEDGTQHSMWIISDPARIQAIETAVGRHPIVIADGHHRYETSVAYRNEQREIHDGNAGSAEAAMIYVVELVASELTVLPIHRLINGLPEDFDLVEALAPWFNIEEEIDLGSHTLDTMISEGVLVLVLPNTARILRPRPGAFDVVRDLDTSRVDAALAQLPAHELIYQHGVEEIRDLVRSGEAQAGILVRPVGIDAISATADGGERMPPKSTFFHPKPRTGQVIRLLD; translated from the coding sequence ATGACCACCTTCTCCCCCTTTGCCGGTCTGCGCTACAACCCCGCCAAGGTTTCATTGGCCGACGTGACGGCACCCCCCTACGACGTGATTAATGACAAAGCACGTCAAGCCCTGGTAGATCGTCACCCCAATAACATTGTCAAGATTGACCTGCCTATGGAGGAAAACGGTAAAGGGCGCTATGAGGTCGCCGCCGGGCTGCTTGAGCAATGGCAAACAGATGGCATTCTGCTCACCGATGAGAAACCCGTTTTTTATGGCTACCGCATGACCTTTACCGATTCGATGGGGCGCTCACTGCATACAACCGGGGTCATCGGTGCGCTCACCCTGTCGGAACCTGGCGAAGGCAACATTCTGCCGCACGAGCACACAACACCTAAAGCCAAAAGCGATCGTTTAGAGATGTTGCGCTCATGTCGTGCCAATCTGTCCTGCATTTGGGGTTTAACACCCGCTGATGGATTAACAGCCCTCATTGGCGAGCCTCATTCTGACGACCCGGTTTGGGTGGATGAAGACGGAACCCAACACTCGATGTGGATAATTTCTGATCCGGCTCGAATCCAAGCCATTGAAACAGCAGTGGGTCGACATCCGATTGTGATCGCCGATGGACATCATCGTTATGAGACTTCGGTTGCCTACCGGAATGAACAGCGCGAGATCCACGACGGCAACGCCGGTTCGGCTGAAGCGGCCATGATCTACGTCGTTGAACTTGTCGCAAGCGAACTTACGGTGCTGCCAATTCACCGTTTGATCAATGGTCTGCCCGAGGATTTCGACCTGGTGGAAGCCCTCGCGCCTTGGTTCAACATTGAAGAAGAAATTGACCTTGGTTCACACACCCTAGACACCATGATCAGCGAAGGTGTTTTGGTTTTGGTGTTGCCAAACACCGCCAGAATTTTACGCCCACGACCAGGTGCTTTCGATGTTGTGCGTGATCTTGACACCAGCCGGGTGGACGCGGCCTTAGCACAATTGCCAGCCCATGAATTGATTTATCAACACGGAGTAGAAGAAATCCGTGACCTGGTTCGCAGCGGTGAAGCCCAGGCTGGAATCTTGGTACGACCTGTGGGTATCGACGCCATATCCGCAACCGCTGACGGCGGCGAACGCATGCCACCTAAGAGCACCTTCTTTCATCCCAAGCCGCGCACCGGTCAGGTTATCCGTTTGCTCGACTAG
- a CDS encoding NUDIX hydrolase codes for MLFDGDHPGLAAKTHLADARRLVSDYQAMSAEQFAVQAQILAFVDSHSNALWRTCETGHLTGSAVVFDAMGARTLLMAHKKLRRWLQPGGHADGDANLARVAWREATEETGIADLKVYPRPIDLDIHWVETAKEPGHNHLDVRFLVVAPPEAVAVGNHESHGLAWVDLADIANPRWALDEGTLRLVESATAAFHRLG; via the coding sequence TTGTTATTTGATGGAGATCACCCCGGCTTAGCCGCCAAAACACATTTAGCCGATGCCCGTCGTTTGGTGTCCGATTATCAAGCAATGTCAGCCGAACAGTTTGCTGTGCAAGCACAAATCTTGGCTTTCGTTGACTCCCATTCCAATGCGTTGTGGCGTACCTGTGAAACAGGTCATCTCACCGGCTCGGCCGTGGTGTTCGACGCCATGGGTGCACGAACATTGCTCATGGCTCATAAAAAACTTCGGCGCTGGCTACAACCTGGTGGACATGCTGATGGTGATGCCAACCTGGCTCGTGTGGCTTGGCGTGAGGCCACTGAAGAAACCGGCATCGCCGATCTTAAGGTCTACCCCCGACCCATTGATCTTGATATCCACTGGGTAGAAACCGCCAAAGAACCTGGTCACAACCATTTAGATGTTCGGTTCTTAGTGGTGGCACCACCCGAGGCGGTTGCCGTCGGCAATCACGAGTCGCATGGCCTAGCTTGGGTTGATCTAGCCGATATTGCTAACCCCAGGTGGGCCCTTGATGAAGGCACATTGCGGCTAGTAGAGAGTGCGACAGCCGCCTTTCACCGGCTCGGCTAA
- the recN gene encoding DNA repair protein RecN: MLVELAVRDLGVISELQLVFHSGMTVLTGETGAGKTLLIDAIELLVGSRSDPALVRSGAEEAWVEGRFILDGEDVGGDEVEVVLARAVPRVGRSRAYINGNFASVAQLREWGERLIDLHGQHAHQSLLSTAAQRQVLDRFAQIDLTPLNDARQKVASIEREMEALGGDPHARAREIDLLRYQIEELEAANLVDEDEESRLEAEEDDLNNVVAHQQIVELVAQALASDGGALEQVGEAISAVAGESRFKEVEDRLRGSAGELADLVQEIRNLGEALEPNPQRLEELRLRRALLRDLQRKYGDSLAKVMAFHQESQTRLDELLSHDQAIATLSQSYAEAKATLAKVEASVGERRRLGAAPLALSIESHLSELAMPKAQVFVAVGAEDPGDAIEFQIAANPGLALAPLTKVASGGELARIMLAIRLVLSSGPPVLIFDEVDAGIGGEAAVAVGRALAALAPQRQVMVVTHLAQVAAYADWQVKVAKSEDGNTTVSQAVMLEANERAAELARMLSGDGASQVALAHAEELLERAGDSRR; the protein is encoded by the coding sequence ATGCTAGTTGAGCTGGCGGTACGTGACCTCGGGGTGATCTCCGAACTGCAACTTGTATTCCACTCGGGTATGACGGTACTCACCGGTGAAACCGGTGCTGGAAAAACACTGCTGATTGATGCCATCGAACTTTTAGTTGGTAGTCGTAGCGATCCAGCCTTGGTGCGTAGCGGTGCAGAGGAGGCCTGGGTTGAAGGCCGCTTTATTCTCGATGGTGAAGACGTAGGTGGCGATGAGGTAGAGGTGGTTTTGGCTCGTGCCGTGCCGAGGGTCGGACGATCGCGGGCCTATATCAATGGTAATTTTGCCTCGGTTGCTCAGCTGCGCGAATGGGGCGAACGCTTAATTGATCTACACGGCCAACATGCGCATCAGTCGCTACTTTCGACCGCGGCACAACGCCAGGTGCTTGACCGTTTCGCCCAAATCGACCTCACCCCGCTAAACGATGCTCGCCAAAAGGTAGCTTCAATCGAGCGCGAAATGGAGGCTTTAGGTGGTGACCCTCATGCCCGAGCCCGTGAGATTGATTTGCTTCGATATCAGATTGAGGAGCTTGAAGCGGCCAATCTGGTCGATGAAGACGAAGAATCGCGCCTAGAAGCCGAAGAAGACGACCTGAACAATGTGGTGGCACACCAACAAATAGTGGAATTGGTGGCACAAGCCCTTGCCAGCGACGGAGGGGCCCTAGAGCAGGTGGGAGAAGCTATCAGCGCGGTTGCAGGTGAGAGCCGATTCAAAGAGGTGGAAGATCGCTTGCGGGGCTCTGCGGGAGAACTAGCCGACTTAGTTCAAGAAATCCGTAACCTTGGCGAAGCCTTGGAACCCAACCCACAACGCCTGGAAGAGCTTCGCCTTCGACGAGCTTTGTTACGTGACTTGCAGCGCAAATACGGCGATTCTTTGGCCAAGGTCATGGCTTTTCACCAGGAGAGCCAAACCCGTCTTGATGAACTTCTAAGCCATGACCAAGCCATCGCAACCTTGTCACAATCTTACGCTGAAGCGAAGGCCACGCTGGCCAAAGTGGAAGCGTCCGTAGGTGAGCGTCGCCGTCTTGGCGCGGCACCACTGGCCCTCTCTATCGAGTCGCATCTGAGTGAATTGGCGATGCCAAAGGCACAGGTTTTTGTTGCCGTCGGTGCTGAAGATCCAGGTGACGCAATTGAATTTCAGATTGCCGCTAACCCGGGCCTAGCGTTAGCCCCACTTACCAAGGTGGCCTCGGGTGGTGAACTCGCTCGGATCATGTTGGCAATTCGTTTGGTGTTAAGTTCTGGCCCCCCGGTTTTGATTTTCGACGAGGTCGATGCCGGCATTGGCGGAGAAGCCGCGGTGGCTGTGGGACGAGCACTGGCGGCGCTGGCACCACAACGCCAGGTGATGGTGGTAACCCATTTGGCCCAGGTGGCCGCCTATGCTGATTGGCAAGTGAAAGTAGCCAAGTCTGAGGACGGAAACACCACCGTTTCACAAGCGGTAATGCTTGAAGCCAACGAGCGAGCGGCCGAACTGGCAAGAATGCTCTCGGGCGATGGTGCTAGTCAGGTTGCGCTTGCGCACGCCGAAGAGCTGTTGGAACGCGCCGGAGATTCGCGCCGGTGA
- a CDS encoding HAD-IIA family hydrolase — translation MGWVIDLDGVMWLANTPIAGSAEAIAQLRQSGEEVLFVTNNSYSTRAEVEAKLAETGVVAHGAVISSAMAAGSLVEAGERVFVCGGPGIVEAVTDAGGEVVGGIVEGTMLAVLTNIDVVVAGLTPAFNYQILHQASSAVRDGARFVATNSDPTYPTPQGLFPGGGSIVAAIETASGQSPTYAGKPHEPVAKLIRQELGSRGVVVGDVPSTDGRLAHQLGFRFGLVLSGVTSNPATAVPPADFVGANLQALVRQELGS, via the coding sequence ATGGGTTGGGTAATAGATCTCGACGGTGTGATGTGGTTAGCGAACACCCCTATTGCCGGTTCTGCCGAGGCCATTGCACAACTGCGCCAATCTGGCGAAGAGGTGCTCTTTGTTACCAACAACTCTTATTCCACCCGTGCTGAAGTGGAAGCCAAACTGGCTGAAACCGGTGTGGTTGCCCACGGTGCGGTGATTTCTTCGGCGATGGCGGCCGGTTCGTTGGTTGAGGCTGGCGAGAGGGTGTTCGTGTGTGGTGGCCCTGGAATTGTGGAGGCCGTTACGGATGCTGGCGGTGAAGTTGTTGGCGGCATTGTGGAGGGCACGATGCTAGCGGTGTTAACCAATATCGATGTGGTCGTGGCCGGCTTAACTCCGGCTTTCAACTATCAGATTTTGCATCAAGCAAGCAGTGCCGTACGCGATGGCGCACGCTTCGTCGCCACTAATTCCGACCCCACCTATCCCACTCCACAAGGCCTGTTTCCTGGCGGAGGGTCAATAGTGGCCGCCATTGAAACAGCATCGGGGCAGTCTCCTACATACGCTGGAAAGCCGCATGAGCCGGTAGCCAAGCTTATTCGTCAAGAGCTGGGATCTCGAGGGGTGGTAGTCGGCGATGTTCCATCGACTGATGGGCGCTTGGCACACCAACTTGGCTTTCGCTTTGGGTTGGTCTTGAGCGGGGTAACTTCCAACCCTGCTACGGCCGTGCCTCCCGCTGATTTTGTTGGCGCGAACCTGCAGGCCTTAGTGCGACAGGAGCTTGGATCATAG
- a CDS encoding transglycosylase domain-containing protein encodes MKRFLVAFFALAMVATACSYTPVTIVPELPENAQSSAIYASDGTLLTVLHGEENRINVTFEQLPDHLVEAVVSIEDARFWQHNGIDLIGLLRAARSNVSAGGVAQGGSTLTQQAIGVLLLEQGRSLDSKIEEASLSLQLERTLTKEKILELYLNAIYFGKGAYGVEAAAQTYFGKSVEEVTLAEAALIAGLIKFPNAANPIDWPNRALDRRDIVLEGMYRQELISETELDEALAEPLHIAERISVEAVRYPAAHFVEEVRNWFLANPEFGETRQARAHMLYGGGLRIFTTVDLSLQAKAEAARDQILPNGETDPEVGIVAMEPNSGAVRAMVGGRDFFGETRSAKYNLAMSSGRPGGSTFKPFVLATALSQGMPLDTVYPAPSTRSFEMGEGQDDWVVTGGGQGSANLRRMTTSSINTAYAALMIDVGPSNAISMAHRLGINTHMNPVPAAVLGSENVTVLDMATAYSTFANSGLLVPPTFVERIERADGTLLWQHAHSQSRVLSPDVADTITNILIDAVSFGTGTSARLPGRPAAGKTGTGVKYRDAWFVGYTPQLATAVWVGFPDAQIPMTYPNTPISVFGGTYPARIWQAFMAPAHEDLPVLSMHPMPKTIRRLPGD; translated from the coding sequence ATGAAGCGCTTTCTAGTCGCGTTTTTTGCACTGGCCATGGTGGCCACGGCCTGTAGCTATACGCCTGTCACTATTGTGCCCGAGCTACCTGAGAACGCTCAGTCTTCGGCCATCTACGCGTCCGACGGCACCCTCTTAACGGTGCTGCACGGCGAAGAGAACCGCATCAATGTCACCTTTGAACAGTTGCCCGACCATTTGGTAGAGGCAGTGGTGTCCATTGAAGACGCCCGATTTTGGCAGCACAACGGTATCGACCTAATCGGACTCCTTCGCGCCGCGCGAAGCAATGTGAGCGCCGGTGGCGTGGCCCAGGGTGGTTCGACCTTGACCCAACAAGCGATTGGCGTGCTGTTATTAGAACAAGGCCGCAGCTTAGATTCCAAGATCGAAGAAGCATCTCTATCGCTGCAGCTAGAGCGAACTCTGACCAAAGAGAAAATTCTTGAGCTGTACTTAAACGCTATCTACTTCGGAAAAGGCGCCTACGGCGTTGAGGCAGCCGCCCAAACCTATTTTGGAAAATCGGTAGAAGAAGTAACCCTGGCTGAAGCTGCTCTGATCGCGGGACTAATCAAATTCCCCAATGCCGCTAACCCCATCGACTGGCCCAACCGAGCTCTTGACCGGCGTGACATCGTTCTTGAGGGCATGTACCGCCAAGAACTCATTAGTGAAACCGAACTCGATGAAGCGTTGGCAGAACCGCTACATATTGCTGAACGAATTTCGGTAGAAGCTGTTCGTTACCCAGCGGCGCACTTTGTAGAAGAAGTGCGCAATTGGTTCCTAGCGAACCCCGAGTTTGGGGAAACCCGCCAAGCCCGGGCCCATATGCTCTATGGAGGCGGCCTAAGAATTTTCACCACCGTTGACCTGTCGCTGCAAGCCAAAGCAGAAGCCGCTCGCGACCAGATTTTGCCGAACGGCGAGACTGACCCTGAAGTTGGAATTGTGGCCATGGAACCTAACAGCGGAGCCGTACGCGCCATGGTGGGTGGACGCGACTTCTTCGGCGAAACCCGTTCCGCCAAGTACAACCTGGCCATGAGCTCAGGCCGCCCTGGTGGCTCTACCTTTAAACCCTTCGTCTTGGCCACGGCGCTAAGCCAAGGAATGCCTCTGGACACGGTCTATCCGGCACCCTCCACACGCTCATTTGAGATGGGTGAAGGTCAAGATGACTGGGTGGTTACCGGCGGCGGGCAAGGTTCGGCCAACCTGCGGCGCATGACCACCTCGTCAATAAACACTGCCTATGCAGCTCTAATGATCGACGTGGGTCCATCAAATGCCATCTCAATGGCGCACCGGTTGGGAATCAACACCCATATGAACCCGGTTCCAGCCGCGGTATTGGGCTCGGAGAACGTGACGGTCCTTGATATGGCCACCGCCTACTCAACCTTCGCCAACTCGGGTTTATTGGTACCCCCAACCTTCGTCGAGCGCATCGAACGCGCCGATGGCACCTTGTTATGGCAACATGCCCACAGCCAAAGCAGGGTTCTCAGCCCCGATGTGGCCGACACGATCACCAACATTTTGATTGACGCCGTCAGCTTTGGAACGGGTACCTCCGCTCGTCTTCCCGGTCGTCCAGCCGCTGGCAAAACGGGTACCGGGGTCAAGTATAGAGACGCCTGGTTCGTGGGATACACCCCGCAGCTTGCGACCGCAGTTTGGGTGGGTTTCCCCGATGCTCAAATCCCAATGACCTACCCCAATACCCCCATCTCGGTTTTCGGTGGCACCTATCCAGCTCGTATTTGGCAGGCCTTCATGGCCCCGGCGCATGAAGACCTTCCGGTTCTCAGCATGCATCCGATGCCTAAAACGATTCGCCGACTGCCCGGCGACTAG
- a CDS encoding MDR family oxidoreductase, with amino-acid sequence MILHTDFIGIVLEASASGVSANLRMIGQNELPDGDITINVEYSTLNFKDGLAYTGAAGIVNEYPIVPGVDLAGTVLESNDSRLSVGDRVTVNGCRMGERHWGGHAQRARVPAGWVVKLPENISTRTAMGIGTAGLTSMLCVLALERHEVTPAGGPVVVTGSSGGVGSVAISLLSKRGYEVWAVTGRPEEAAYLERLGAQKILDRSEFSQPVRPLSSARWAAGIDAVGSLTLANVLAATKYGGVVAACGNAQGMDLPASVAPFILRGVTLVGVESVETPLAKRIAAWDALSESLDQELLETMITEVKLAQVPELATQIVKGQVRGRVVINLQES; translated from the coding sequence ATGATACTGCACACTGACTTTATTGGAATTGTATTGGAAGCTTCGGCTTCTGGTGTTAGTGCCAACCTGCGCATGATCGGTCAGAATGAGCTGCCTGATGGCGATATTACGATAAACGTTGAATACTCGACTCTTAATTTTAAAGATGGATTAGCGTATACCGGTGCTGCGGGCATTGTTAATGAGTATCCAATAGTTCCTGGTGTTGATTTAGCCGGAACGGTACTGGAGAGCAACGATTCGAGGCTCTCAGTTGGTGATCGGGTCACAGTCAATGGCTGTCGAATGGGTGAACGTCATTGGGGCGGTCATGCCCAGCGCGCACGGGTACCTGCTGGCTGGGTTGTTAAGTTGCCCGAAAATATTTCGACACGTACCGCGATGGGCATTGGCACCGCAGGGTTGACCTCCATGCTTTGTGTACTGGCGCTGGAACGCCATGAAGTGACCCCTGCTGGTGGCCCGGTGGTTGTCACGGGTTCTTCAGGTGGTGTCGGTAGTGTGGCGATCAGTTTACTATCGAAGCGGGGATACGAGGTTTGGGCTGTTACGGGACGTCCCGAAGAGGCGGCCTACCTCGAAAGATTAGGTGCTCAGAAAATCTTGGACCGTAGCGAGTTCAGCCAACCGGTGCGGCCGCTGTCTTCGGCCCGCTGGGCAGCTGGAATAGATGCTGTAGGTAGTCTTACCTTGGCGAATGTGTTAGCGGCCACGAAATACGGTGGGGTGGTGGCAGCGTGCGGTAATGCTCAAGGTATGGACTTACCGGCATCGGTGGCGCCGTTTATTCTTCGTGGGGTGACTTTGGTAGGGGTAGAGTCGGTGGAAACGCCCTTAGCCAAACGCATCGCGGCTTGGGATGCACTCTCGGAAAGTCTCGATCAAGAATTACTAGAAACAATGATCACCGAGGTCAAACTGGCTCAAGTTCCCGAGCTCGCCACACAAATTGTGAAAGGTCAGGTTCGCGGTCGAGTTGTGATCAATCTGCAAGAGAGCTGA
- a CDS encoding TlyA family RNA methyltransferase, with translation MAAKRVRRRLDRELLRRQMVNDLAAAQQLITQGRITVGGAMANNAERQVAADEAIEILALPNRFVSRGGEKLEAALKQFEVTVEGRRAIDVGASTGGFTDCLLQHGATKVTAIDVGYGQLHERLRDDPRVRNYERTTLRDLDVASVGGPADVVVADLSFISLRLVAADLERLGTANAVWLILVKPQFEAERQEADRGRGVIRDPAIWERVLHEVKSTFAGYGLFVGGAMVSPITGKDGNTEFLVKLTRSETFLGDQHIESAVASAKASTSTPLPAEGV, from the coding sequence ATAGCTGCCAAACGTGTTCGCCGACGGCTCGACCGTGAACTGTTGCGCCGCCAAATGGTTAACGACCTAGCTGCCGCTCAGCAGTTGATCACCCAAGGTCGCATCACCGTAGGAGGTGCTATGGCTAACAACGCTGAGCGACAGGTGGCCGCCGATGAAGCTATTGAGATTTTGGCCTTACCAAACCGTTTTGTGAGCCGGGGTGGTGAAAAACTAGAGGCCGCGCTCAAGCAATTTGAGGTGACAGTTGAGGGACGGCGTGCCATCGACGTCGGCGCATCAACCGGCGGATTCACCGATTGCTTGTTGCAACATGGTGCCACGAAGGTGACCGCCATTGACGTTGGCTATGGACAATTGCATGAACGGCTGCGTGATGATCCCCGGGTGCGAAACTATGAACGCACCACCTTGCGGGACCTTGATGTGGCGAGCGTCGGAGGACCGGCAGACGTGGTGGTCGCAGATTTGTCGTTCATCTCGCTGCGATTAGTGGCGGCAGATCTTGAGAGGCTTGGCACAGCCAACGCCGTGTGGCTAATTTTGGTGAAGCCCCAATTTGAAGCTGAACGTCAAGAAGCCGATCGTGGGCGTGGCGTCATCCGCGACCCCGCTATTTGGGAACGTGTTCTGCACGAGGTCAAAAGTACCTTCGCTGGCTACGGCCTCTTTGTGGGAGGGGCTATGGTTTCACCTATTACTGGTAAGGACGGAAACACAGAATTCCTCGTGAAACTTACTCGCAGCGAGACCTTCCTCGGCGACCAACATATTGAATCGGCAGTGGCATCCGCCAAAGCGTCGACGTCAACTCCTTTGCCAGCAGAGGGAGTTTAG
- a CDS encoding NAD(+)/NADH kinase, with the protein MSTVGIVLHTERPLARTLAREAREWLIANGHEVRFPANDAALVGVSEAWDETKFGHGLNLILSMGGDGTMLRALRLISPHDVDILGINVGRLGYLTEVEPAGMVEALERYFQGDYKIDERMLLSVSSPEVAELALNEAVVEKTASGHTIRLGVYVNGDFFTNYITDGLIVATPTGSTAYSLSARGPIVDPSHQALILTPVAPHMLFDRSLVLNPNTEIIIEVGDGRPASLSVDGRSVGVFEQGHRIYFRTSPHRARLVNFGLREFHAILKDKFGLNER; encoded by the coding sequence GTGTCAACTGTAGGAATTGTGTTACACACCGAACGCCCTTTGGCCCGTACTTTGGCGCGTGAAGCACGAGAATGGTTAATAGCCAACGGTCACGAAGTACGATTTCCGGCTAACGACGCCGCATTGGTCGGCGTTAGCGAGGCTTGGGATGAAACCAAATTCGGTCACGGCCTGAACCTTATTCTAAGCATGGGTGGAGACGGAACGATGCTTCGGGCGTTGCGGTTAATCTCACCCCACGACGTAGACATTTTGGGCATTAATGTTGGTCGACTGGGGTATCTGACCGAGGTTGAACCCGCCGGCATGGTCGAAGCGTTGGAACGGTATTTCCAAGGCGATTACAAAATTGACGAACGCATGCTGTTGTCGGTTTCGAGCCCCGAGGTGGCAGAGCTAGCACTCAACGAAGCTGTTGTTGAAAAAACGGCGAGTGGTCACACCATTCGCCTGGGCGTCTATGTGAATGGTGATTTTTTCACTAACTACATCACCGATGGATTAATAGTGGCCACCCCAACTGGCTCCACTGCCTATTCGCTATCTGCCCGTGGACCGATCGTGGATCCGAGCCATCAGGCGTTGATCCTCACCCCAGTAGCACCACACATGCTTTTTGATCGCTCGCTAGTGCTGAACCCTAATACCGAGATCATTATTGAGGTCGGGGATGGACGTCCGGCCAGTCTGTCGGTTGATGGGCGTAGCGTGGGAGTTTTCGAGCAAGGTCATAGAATCTATTTTCGAACATCCCCTCACCGGGCACGCTTGGTGAATTTTGGTTTACGCGAATTTCATGCCATCTTGAAAGACAAGTTCGGCCTGAACGAACGCTAA
- a CDS encoding DNA-3-methyladenine glycosylase, whose translation MADLEILSRESLARPALEIAPFLLGKVFVVGERAGRIVEVEAYAGRHDPGSHAYRGMTPRTEVMFGSAGHLYVYFTYGMHFCANVVGGEVGEAQAVLLRALAPMQGLPEMRAARPKAKRDIDLCNGPAKLCQALGIDRAFNGADVVGGDQRLFLADDGFVLRDPPMVSTRIGLSAGADLPWRFYIETDPHVSRR comes from the coding sequence GTGGCTGATCTAGAAATACTGTCTCGTGAAAGCCTGGCTCGTCCGGCCCTAGAAATAGCGCCCTTCTTGTTGGGCAAGGTGTTCGTGGTGGGCGAGCGCGCTGGTCGAATTGTGGAGGTGGAAGCCTACGCTGGCCGACACGATCCGGGCAGTCACGCTTATCGTGGTATGACACCCCGTACCGAGGTCATGTTTGGGTCGGCGGGCCATCTGTACGTGTATTTCACCTATGGCATGCATTTTTGTGCCAACGTCGTGGGTGGCGAGGTTGGCGAAGCACAAGCTGTCCTACTGCGTGCTTTGGCACCCATGCAAGGATTACCCGAAATGCGAGCGGCCCGCCCCAAAGCCAAGCGCGATATTGATCTTTGTAACGGTCCCGCCAAACTTTGCCAGGCTCTTGGTATCGACCGTGCTTTTAACGGCGCCGATGTGGTGGGTGGCGACCAGCGGCTGTTTCTCGCCGACGACGGTTTTGTGCTGCGAGATCCACCGATGGTTTCAACCCGAATTGGGCTCTCGGCTGGTGCCGATTTACCGTGGCGGTTTTATATCGAAACTGATCCCCACGTTTCACGCCGATAA
- the tyrS gene encoding tyrosine--tRNA ligase, translating to MSESTSNILDDLIARGLIQDSTDLAELRSRLAEGPITVYYGCDPSADSLHVGNLIGLLVMRRFQLAGHRPIVLAGGATGMIGDPGGRSEERNLLDDATLAKNLEGIVPQLRQFLDFNEDLPNAARLVDNRSWTVATSVIDFLRDVGKYVTVNQMLAKESVKNRIASEQGISYTEFSYMLLQANDYVNLAELEGCEMQIGGSDQWGNIALGVDLVRRRLGQSVHGLTWPLLTRADGTKYGKSMAGDQMWLGAHRLSPYGFYQIWMQADDADIRTLLAQLTFLPLAEVEEVAALHAANPQERVGQRRLAYELTALVHGTEAAEAAVGASEVLFGSTSAATVSQAALAALRNEIPSSLVQAQRFTAGVPVVDLVTEIGLTKSKGEARNLISQGGIYLNDSVVSLDTLVNSDSLLHERFLLFRRGKRTYHLIESHNSDA from the coding sequence GTGTCAGAGTCAACCAGTAACATTCTTGATGACCTAATTGCTCGTGGCCTAATTCAGGATTCTACGGATCTTGCCGAGCTGCGCTCACGCTTAGCAGAAGGCCCTATCACAGTCTATTACGGTTGCGATCCTTCAGCTGACAGCCTGCATGTGGGCAACTTAATTGGTCTTTTGGTTATGCGCCGCTTTCAGCTGGCTGGGCATCGTCCCATTGTGTTGGCAGGTGGTGCTACGGGAATGATTGGCGATCCTGGTGGCCGTTCAGAAGAACGGAACTTGTTGGATGACGCTACCTTGGCCAAAAACTTGGAAGGTATTGTGCCTCAGCTTCGTCAGTTCCTCGATTTCAATGAAGATCTGCCTAACGCTGCCCGGTTAGTTGACAACCGTTCCTGGACGGTGGCTACTTCTGTCATCGATTTTTTACGGGATGTGGGTAAATACGTCACGGTCAATCAAATGCTCGCCAAAGAGTCGGTGAAGAATCGCATCGCGAGCGAACAGGGAATCTCGTACACCGAGTTCAGCTACATGCTGCTCCAGGCCAACGACTATGTGAACTTGGCTGAACTTGAAGGTTGTGAGATGCAGATCGGCGGGTCTGACCAATGGGGCAACATTGCTCTCGGTGTCGATCTGGTGCGGCGGCGTTTAGGCCAAAGCGTGCATGGCTTAACGTGGCCTTTGCTAACGCGAGCCGACGGCACAAAGTATGGGAAGTCGATGGCTGGCGACCAAATGTGGCTAGGTGCTCACCGGTTATCTCCTTATGGTTTCTACCAAATTTGGATGCAAGCCGACGACGCCGATATTCGAACCTTGTTGGCACAGCTCACTTTTCTTCCCTTAGCCGAGGTAGAAGAGGTGGCCGCCCTTCACGCCGCCAATCCGCAAGAACGGGTAGGTCAACGCCGCTTGGCCTATGAGTTGACGGCCTTGGTGCATGGTACTGAAGCAGCTGAGGCCGCTGTTGGTGCTTCGGAAGTCTTATTTGGATCGACCTCTGCCGCCACCGTTTCCCAAGCCGCGTTGGCCGCCTTGCGGAATGAAATTCCTTCCTCGCTCGTGCAAGCTCAGCGTTTTACCGCGGGCGTGCCGGTTGTCGATTTGGTGACTGAAATCGGCTTAACCAAGTCCAAGGGTGAAGCACGCAATCTAATTTCACAGGGCGGCATTTACCTGAATGATTCTGTTGTGTCTCTTGACACACTCGTGAATTCCGATAGTCTTTTGCACGAACGCTTCTTGCTGTTCCGCCGTGGGAAGCGAACCTACCATCTGATTGAGAGTCACAATTCCGACGCCTAA